The sequence AGAAGAGATCAAGACCTACAACCCTGATGCAGGCATATTCTTTTCAGAACATAAGCCAGTTGGTTTTATAAAACAATCAGGAGAAAATCTGCCTCTTGACTGGGCTAAAGATAAAGATATCCTAGCGCTTTGCGCTATTGCTAATCCTGAGTCGTTCAAAAAAACATTAAAATTTTTGGGAGCTGATATTAAAACAGTAAGCTCTTACCGAGATCATTATGAATTTAAGCAAACAGATATTATTTCAGATCTGCAGAATGCCGAAGAATGCAGCGCTGAATGGATAGTTACAACAGAAAAAGACATGATAAGACTTAGGCATCTGCGTCTTCCAGAAAATCTCGTCTCGCTTTCTATTGAACTGAGTGCAGACGAGAAATTTTTTGAAGAAGCTGCAAACTAAACTATTTTTCCTCCAGAATTACCCTTCCTTTTAGGAACGAAACCTCTTTAATCTTCCCGTTGAATATTTTCTGCTCCCCAAACATATTTTTAAGATAGACCTTGCTGTCTTCAGGTCGTGCTGAATCCAGGCTCTCAAGATAAAGCTCTTCCTTTCCGTCTTTGAAAATATATGCATTAGTCTCACACATAATAACCTCCAAGCGATTTTATATTTAAGTATAATGCAATTTGACATGTAATGGCGATACAGAGTATGTTTTTCCTTGTTCAAAACATGCGTTTCATGTAAAAATTTATCCATGGAAAAATTTATCAAGTCTGCTGTTCATTCCACGCCTGATCCTGAAAGGGCACGCAAAAATCTTGAAATTTTCTGCGAGAAAAATCCTGATTATATAGACAAACTTAGAGCGAGCATAGAATCTGTTTCCCTGCTTTTCAGTTATAGTCAGTTTCTCTCTGTTTTCTGCATATTAAACCCCGATATTCTTTTTAGGACATTAGAAAATATTAATGATCAGTTCAGAAAAGACTCTCTCACTGTATTATTGAGAGAAAGATTCATTTCCGAGGCTGATCATATGAAGGCAGTGCGCATGTTCAGAAAAGAAGAGATGCTGAAAATAACTCTTCGCGATATACTTAAAAAAACGGATATTGCAGAAACAATGCTGGAACTCAGCTTGCTTGCTGATGTAATAGTTGATGAATCACTGAAAATTGTTAAAAAAAATCTCACCAGCACATATGGCACACCTGAGCAGGATGCCTTATCAGTCATTTCCCTTGGGAAACTTGGCAGCGAGGAGCTTAATTTCAGCTCTGACATTGACCTTATATTTGTTTATGGAAATGAACAAGGAGAAACATCTGGAATAACAACAATGCAGGGCATTCGCAAAAACCGAATAAACAACCATGAATATTACTGCAGGGCTGTTGAAGTCCTTAGCCGTATGCTTTCTTTGAATACAGAAGACAGTTTTGCTTACAGGGTTGACCTGAGGCTTAGGCCTGAAGGACAGAAAGGAAGCCTTGCACAATCGTTAACAGCATATGAAATCTATTACGAATCGTGGGGACGCGCATGGGAAAGGGCAATGCTGCTCAGGGCAAGGCCCATAGCAGGAGATAAAAATCTTGGAGAAGAATTTATCAAGATGATCGAACCGTTTGTGTACAGAAAATATCTTGACCACAGCTCAATACACGAAATCAGGGAGATTAAAACAAAAATTAATTCAACATTTAAAAAAGATGACATAAAAAGAGGATATGGAGGGATAAGAGAGATAGAATTTTTCATTCACGCTTTGCAGTTAATTTATGGGGGAAGAGAACCCCTTTTAAGGGAGAAAAATACTCTAAAAACCCTCCATAAACTATTACAGAAAAATCTCATCGGCAATAATGATTTTTCTACCTTGTCAGAGAATTATGTATTTTTAAGAACACTAGAGCATAGGCTACAGCAATTAAATGACCTGCAGACATACTCTCTTCCTTCTGACAAGACGGAGATTGCTGTGCTGGGTAAAAAAATGGGATTTTCAGAGAGCAGACCCTTCTTGTCAGAGCTTGAAACAAGGCGGGGGAAAACAAGGGGCATATATGATTCTCTTTTCAAAATAGAAAAGCAGACAGAAGAAGATGAAATAATTGCCTCCGAAAGCAGGATACTCTTTGACGAAGAATTCTCTGAAGCAGAGACGAGAGAATATCTCAGCGCCAAAGGATTGAAGGATATAGAGAAATGCGTTCGCATTATTCAGCAGATTAAAAATACTACATACCACTTCCAAACTTTAAAAGGCAGGAGGATATTAAGCGAGATACTTCCTGCATTTGTCGATGCAGCTATAAAAAGCTCGAATCCTGACATGTCGCTAAATCATCTTCAGCCTTTCTCAGCAATGCTCAGTGAAAGGGAATCATACCTTGATATTTTTATAAAAAACAGGGCATTGATTCCTCTGCTTATAAATATTTTTTCTCAGAGTGAATATCTGTCTAAAACAATAATAAGGCGTCCTGATTATCTTGAGATGATAGGACAGCAGATAATTTTCAAAAAAACTCTGAGAACAATACAGAAAGAACTAAGAGATGAAATACAAGGCGGACTTTCTTTAAGCGAAGCTATAAGACTGATGAAACAGGTTGACGATGCCAGACTTGGCATTCTTTATCTGCAGAAAAAAATTGATGTCATTACTCTTGTTAAACAGTTCAGCAAAACAGCGGAGGCAATACTTTCAAACTGTCTTGAAACTCCGATAAATCTCTGCATTATAGGATTCGGCAAATTAGGCGGGCGAGAGATTACGTTCAATTCAGATATTGATATCATTTTTATCACAAAAGAAAATGTTACTGAAAAAGACATAAAAACTGCTGAAAGGCTTTTAAGACTTCTTATCTCATACACACGGGAAGGAATAGCTTACAAAGTTGATACGAGACTCAGACCTGACGGTACAAGAGGCCCTCTAGTCTCATCTATTCAGTCGCTTACGGATTATTACAGAAACAATGCTGCTTTCTGGGAGCTTCAAGCCCTGCTCAAGGCAAGACCTGTTGGCGGCGATATAGAAACAGCAGGACTTTTCATGAATATGCGGAAAGATATACTTCTAAGATACGGGCCGCTTGTATCTTCTCATGACATAAAGGCAATGCGCGAAAGAATAAGGAAAGAGCTTTCGAAAGAAGGCGCGGCATATGACATTAAACTCGGAGAAGGCGGAATTGAGGAGCTTGAATTCACTGTCCAGTTCCTTCAGCTTAAAAACTGCAGGACATATCCTTCTGTACTTGTGCAGGATACCCTGACTGCTATCAAGAGACTCAGAGATTCGCGCGTGATAAATAAATCTGATAAAATTTTAATGTATGATTCATACATCTTTTATAGAAACATAGAAAGTTATCTTAGATTAAGAGGCCAAGAGGTTCTGGCGAAAGATGACACGGAAATATTGGATTCGCTTGCTGGATTCATAGGGTTAAAGAATAAGGATGACCTGCTTTTAAGATTAAAAGATACAAAGGCATCAATTAAAAATATCTACGAACTCCTTGTGAGTTAATCCTGAAGATTTTATTTTTTCTTAAGTTTTCTGTAAAGCTCCATTACGTCATCTCTTGAAACAAGAGCTTCAACTTTGTGGCCTGCTGCCTCAATGCTCTCTCTTCCGCCTTCCTGTCTGTCAACAAGGCTTATGACTTTAAC is a genomic window of Nitrospiraceae bacterium containing:
- a CDS encoding tetraacyldisaccharide 4'-kinase, whose product is EEIKTYNPDAGIFFSEHKPVGFIKQSGENLPLDWAKDKDILALCAIANPESFKKTLKFLGADIKTVSSYRDHYEFKQTDIISDLQNAEECSAEWIVTTEKDMIRLRHLRLPENLVSLSIELSADEKFFEEAAN
- a CDS encoding CooT family nickel-binding protein, yielding MCETNAYIFKDGKEELYLESLDSARPEDSKVYLKNMFGEQKIFNGKIKEVSFLKGRVILEEK
- the glnE gene encoding bifunctional [glutamate--ammonia ligase]-adenylyl-L-tyrosine phosphorylase/[glutamate--ammonia-ligase] adenylyltransferase, which encodes MEKFIKSAVHSTPDPERARKNLEIFCEKNPDYIDKLRASIESVSLLFSYSQFLSVFCILNPDILFRTLENINDQFRKDSLTVLLRERFISEADHMKAVRMFRKEEMLKITLRDILKKTDIAETMLELSLLADVIVDESLKIVKKNLTSTYGTPEQDALSVISLGKLGSEELNFSSDIDLIFVYGNEQGETSGITTMQGIRKNRINNHEYYCRAVEVLSRMLSLNTEDSFAYRVDLRLRPEGQKGSLAQSLTAYEIYYESWGRAWERAMLLRARPIAGDKNLGEEFIKMIEPFVYRKYLDHSSIHEIREIKTKINSTFKKDDIKRGYGGIREIEFFIHALQLIYGGREPLLREKNTLKTLHKLLQKNLIGNNDFSTLSENYVFLRTLEHRLQQLNDLQTYSLPSDKTEIAVLGKKMGFSESRPFLSELETRRGKTRGIYDSLFKIEKQTEEDEIIASESRILFDEEFSEAETREYLSAKGLKDIEKCVRIIQQIKNTTYHFQTLKGRRILSEILPAFVDAAIKSSNPDMSLNHLQPFSAMLSERESYLDIFIKNRALIPLLINIFSQSEYLSKTIIRRPDYLEMIGQQIIFKKTLRTIQKELRDEIQGGLSLSEAIRLMKQVDDARLGILYLQKKIDVITLVKQFSKTAEAILSNCLETPINLCIIGFGKLGGREITFNSDIDIIFITKENVTEKDIKTAERLLRLLISYTREGIAYKVDTRLRPDGTRGPLVSSIQSLTDYYRNNAAFWELQALLKARPVGGDIETAGLFMNMRKDILLRYGPLVSSHDIKAMRERIRKELSKEGAAYDIKLGEGGIEELEFTVQFLQLKNCRTYPSVLVQDTLTAIKRLRDSRVINKSDKILMYDSYIFYRNIESYLRLRGQEVLAKDDTEILDSLAGFIGLKNKDDLLLRLKDTKASIKNIYELLVS